A single window of Inediibacterium massiliense DNA harbors:
- the brnQ gene encoding branched-chain amino acid transport system II carrier protein has translation MNQKNKDAFVLGLALFAMFFGAGNLIFPPFLGLVAGKSWVMCAVGFFLTAIGMPLLGIIASAKAGGTINDIGNKVHPVFSKIFATIIILAIGPLLAIPRTGATTFEMGVLPNFPGISPVISSIIFFGLTLYFVIKPSEIVDKIGKILTPVLLIVIFVIIIKGFVSPVGTAATAMEGNPFTKGFTEGYQTMDALASVVFAGVMLTALVGKGYKDVNEQVTITIRAGIIAAISLGVVYGGLMYLGSHANSVYPTTIDKSVLLMSITNTLLGDFGKVALGIVVSLACLTTSIGLTATVGTFFNKLSNNKLSYQVIVIATSIFSGVFAIGGVEKILAIAVPLLVTVYPITAVLIIMNVLDELMPKGAYIGAVFGALLVSFYDGLSAIGINIAFLKNIISHIPLADAGFAWVIPAITFGIISAFLFKNDPNSCAE, from the coding sequence ATGAATCAAAAAAACAAAGACGCTTTTGTATTGGGACTTGCTTTATTTGCTATGTTCTTCGGAGCCGGGAACTTAATTTTTCCACCTTTTTTAGGATTGGTCGCAGGTAAAAGCTGGGTTATGTGTGCTGTTGGATTTTTCTTAACTGCTATTGGTATGCCACTTCTTGGAATTATCGCATCTGCAAAAGCAGGCGGAACGATTAATGATATAGGTAATAAAGTTCATCCAGTTTTTAGCAAAATATTTGCAACCATTATTATTTTAGCTATCGGTCCTCTTTTAGCTATTCCAAGAACTGGAGCAACTACTTTTGAAATGGGAGTACTTCCTAATTTTCCAGGAATCAGTCCTGTAATTTCATCTATTATATTTTTCGGTCTTACTTTATATTTTGTTATTAAACCATCTGAGATCGTGGATAAAATCGGTAAAATTCTTACACCTGTTCTTCTTATTGTAATATTTGTAATTATTATAAAAGGATTTGTTTCTCCTGTAGGAACAGCTGCTACTGCAATGGAGGGAAATCCATTTACAAAAGGTTTTACAGAAGGATATCAAACAATGGATGCCTTAGCTTCAGTAGTATTTGCAGGAGTCATGCTTACTGCTCTTGTTGGAAAAGGATATAAAGATGTAAATGAACAAGTTACTATTACTATAAGAGCTGGAATCATTGCAGCGATTAGTTTAGGAGTAGTATATGGAGGGCTTATGTATCTTGGTTCTCATGCAAATTCTGTTTATCCTACTACTATAGATAAATCTGTTTTACTCATGAGTATTACAAATACCCTTTTAGGTGATTTTGGTAAAGTAGCTCTAGGAATCGTTGTATCCTTAGCATGTCTTACTACATCTATTGGATTGACTGCAACTGTTGGAACTTTCTTTAATAAATTAAGTAATAACAAACTAAGTTACCAAGTCATTGTTATTGCAACTTCTATATTTAGTGGTGTTTTTGCTATCGGTGGAGTTGAAAAAATTCTAGCTATTGCAGTTCCTCTATTGGTAACAGTATATCCTATTACTGCTGTACTGATTATTATGAATGTTTTAGATGAATTAATGCCAAAAGGAGCCTATATAGGAGCTGTATTTGGAGCGTTACTTGTAAGCTTTTATGATGGGCTTAGTGCAATAGGTATCAATATTGCTTTCTTAAAAAATATCATTAGTCATATACCTCTTGCAGATGCTGGCTTTGCATGGGTAATCCCAGCTATTACATTTGGAATCATTAGTGCATTTCTTTTTAAAAATGATCCTAACTCTTGTGCAGAATAA
- a CDS encoding histidinol-phosphatase HisJ family protein produces the protein MYDYHVHTCFSPDSSMNIERAIEKAISMGLKEVAFTDHGEISVWRPDKGIVDEVFHIPTYIEKLQELKIKYKNQIGIKIGMEIGLQKEEKERIDTIISKYPFDFVIGSSHTIQKYDLFFKKIFKDRTKEEAYDLYFKEVEKITQIIDSYSVYGHIDVIRRYAYGEYEDISIGQRHIEQMKRIFKIIIEKGKGIEVNTSGFRYGIGTNHPDVDLLKLYKDLGGEIITVGSDAHKEEDIGYRIKETYKILRDLGYKYITTFEDMKPMFVKL, from the coding sequence ATGTACGATTATCATGTCCATACATGTTTTTCTCCTGATTCCTCTATGAATATAGAAAGAGCAATAGAAAAAGCCATTTCTATGGGACTTAAAGAGGTTGCTTTTACAGATCATGGAGAAATTAGTGTATGGAGACCAGATAAAGGAATTGTAGATGAGGTATTTCATATTCCTACCTATATAGAAAAGTTGCAAGAATTAAAGATCAAATATAAAAACCAGATTGGTATCAAGATAGGTATGGAAATTGGACTTCAAAAGGAAGAAAAAGAAAGGATTGATACAATCATTTCTAAATATCCCTTTGATTTTGTCATTGGCTCAAGTCATACTATACAAAAATATGATTTGTTTTTTAAAAAGATTTTTAAAGACAGAACAAAAGAAGAAGCTTATGATTTGTATTTTAAAGAAGTGGAAAAAATTACACAAATTATAGATAGTTATAGTGTATATGGTCATATAGATGTGATCAGAAGATATGCCTATGGAGAGTATGAAGATATTTCTATAGGTCAAAGACATATAGAACAAATGAAAAGAATATTTAAAATAATTATTGAAAAAGGGAAAGGGATAGAAGTCAATACTTCAGGATTTAGATATGGAATTGGCACCAATCATCCAGATGTAGATCTATTAAAACTTTATAAAGATTTAGGTGGAGAAATCATTACAGTAGGATCTGACGCTCATAAAGAAGAAGATATAGGATATAGAATCAAAGAGACTTATAAAATTTTAAGAGATTTAGGATATAAGTATATTACAACTTTTGAGGATATGAAGCCTATGTTTGTAAAATTGTAA